GCTGAAGTGGAACACTAGTTTGTCCATTAagggcttctgtagaaacatggtggcacaagatggtggcctacgtaaaacaaggcccttgcctTTTCCCCACTTAGTCAAAGGGagaataaatttaaaatcattacgatgctgctgtttgtttaattAACATACAGAGTAATGGGATTAAAATGGaccagtttttgttatttattcattggatttttttcccggtcttttactcataaaacgtgacagaaacacagtaaagtgtagtgtagggcttttattttctttaaaggaagtgactttgatgtcgactttttgccaattttattaatttttttacaatttgtaTCGCacatccactgtctgatgattgaataacacatttatctccgGATTAGTAAAaagtgaagtggccctttaagtaCATATTAAAGGCCTTtttattaaaactttatttcaacgtgattatatatttatacaaatgTATGGATAGTAGGTTAAGTCAGCCAGTAAACCCTTCCTGATGTTAAATGCGGGACCATTAAAgttgcagtgtgtgacttttagTGATCTTCATTGCTGCGGATGTTactattctgcctctgtttcagaaacaaatacaaagatCTCAGCAATAACTGCTCAGCTGACTGTTCTTGGtgccgtctgtgtgtgtgtgtgtgtgtgtgtgtgtgtgtgtgaacacagtggGCCACAGTGACAGCTGACAGTGACGAGTGTCCTGACCAACCCCCACCTCGCTCTGCCCCGAACACAAAGTCACAAATCAGTCTGTGCGACACTGAAACATAAGCTCCAGCTCTGTGAGACAGAAACAGTCTGTACTACTTTAAACTGTCGTATCCTGATAAACAGTCACAGTTTAAAAGGTTTCTACATATTATCTGTTCAAAACCTCACAGAGAACAAATCAGCGACCAATAACACGCCacagtgttttgcatttttcagCTAATTTACTCACGCATAATTAATATTTACTcaatattgtaaatattgtgttatttatttacacaacgAAACAGTCTGAATGCATGTCGTTACAAATATTCAGTTAGGCAAATACACACAGCCTCCGTTGCAAAACATAATCTACCtatgtaaatttaaaaataaaaatgaactgaTCACTCCCCTCCTTTGCTGAGGAaattcatgcattcatctctTCCAAAATCGACTACTGCAACAGCATCCTCTTACATTTCACCAGCAAAACTCCTCAGTAAACTTCAACATGTCcagaactcactcactcactcccactGCAGAGATCACCCCCTCTCCTCCAGAACTAATCTTTTAATGTAAAGTGACTTGAGTTTataaaaagtgctatataaaaaaaagtattatttttattattatcattattaaaaataacaatgataataataacaaacagcACCCTCCTCAAATCTTCAAACTGTCTGACTAACAAAAAATGTAGGTATAAACAGGTGTTTCTAACACCTAACCCTTAATTCTCaacttattttaataataaaaggaGCAGAAAATGACCTGTAACTAATTGCTTGTGCCCAGTTTTCCTATTTGCCGATTTTCctatatttaaagtaacatttgttacCAAAactggaaactatgtacagatgtttttccaactctctcctctctggtgagaagacgctgattcgccggcttcctgcagcagtgaaagtgaaattaccgtaataaccacttaagctttcagaaaccattgacgattttccaatagcacaaactgtcgcatAATTACAGTAATACAAAATGTACGGTGTGAAAGGGTTAAATGATCACCAGCTCATCGTCACTAGATGCATTTCTTCTCCTGACACAATTTTTCAGGTCTTCACAATTAATTAAAGTCGTTACATGGATTCATGTAAAAAGAGTCCACAGTCTTGATTTTACGACATttcattttgatgtttttttcttttgccagcccatgattatttaattatagattctattttatttctgtcagtttttgttatttacagattcatttggCGTCATAAAAGTTTTATGTATTGTGAACTAGATACGGTTCcctaacaaaacaaacacatttattttgagatGCTGCAACATATCATCATGAAGAgtgttattgcaatatcatgacgGAAAAACTGCAAGCGCCAGAGCCCTGGATTACAGTTTGTCCTGAGGGGAACATAACAATCTGTGACAAAAGGTGTTCTGCGATTCATCAGTGTCCGCGTAGAgaatgtaaatactgtatggCAGCAATGTtgcctctctcttgctctttaTCCAGACAATAACATTGTGTTGGCCGCTCAGGGAAATTACAGTCATGAAGCTGCGAACACTGGGACAAAGACACAAGCTGAAATAAAAACTCCCTCAAAACTTTGGATCAAacagtgaagaaaagaaaaggcctgaacctccctctttccctctctctctctctctctctctttctgtcccaGGAGTAAACACATCTCTATATCTTCAGTGTATTGTGTCGAGCTGACAGCAGCGTAACTCAGTCACAAAGAGCTGTAGTGTGttctccctctcgctctgtatgtgtgtaagaaaaaggaaggaaggaaggagggaaggaaggaaaggatgGAAACAGGAATTCTCATGCTTTAACTGATTTCATTGTTGGCAGGTTGAGACCACTATTCCAGTCGTGACTCCGGCTAAGTGGTGACTACATTACGACATGAGAGGGTTTTCTTGTTACAAAAACGATACAATATTCATTTCATCCAGTTTCTGCACAAACGACAGACTgcgtttatactgtatatgctccTAACGCTGCACTCACTGTACACTTACATACACCAGATCAACGTCAGAAGGAAAATAGGCAACAAGAATATTTGtcctaaataataataataataatcatttggCTAAACTAAAAGGTTAATAGCAATTATAGCAAATATATTGCTACAAGGAATACAAATAGCCATTATAATCAAATCCAGACAGCAGCCAGTCCACTTTACAAGCGGGACAGACgacaacatgacaacaacatTTTGTTCTTGTCAACAATCATTTGACGCCACTTGACTGTGTTGAAATGATGATAATAGTACCTGGAagttataaaagaaaaaggtttctGGATGCAAGGTTTGCAAAATGTCCCTACTTATATTAGAGACAGGGCAAAGTACACGTGTGGGGCAATGCTGTGAGAGAAGAGCGAGTGAATGCATCACAGCCGAgcagaaatataataatataataatataatattatagtaAATAATATGAGTTTTTAGGGTCACACCGAAAGTGTCCTCCCAGTCTTGTAACCAAACGTACGCCCTTGTCTGGACGTTCCACCCCCGCTCCTCCCTGCCCTCGGGAAAACTGGCATGATTTGACTTTTGCCtctttaagttaagttaatgCACTCTTTTAGCACAGAAATGCAGTCTTTGCACATTAAACACCCCGGTTTAGTGCTTTCACTTGCTGGTAAAGTAAGTCTTTTTGCTCTGGAACTGACGAACGACATCCCGGTGCACTGTGTCAGTCCAGTTCCGGTCACGTGAGCGTCTCTGACCTGTCCCGCCACGACAAGCGGTGTGGTAACACGACACACACGTGTACCCATATCACATGAGAGCCGTTGAGACGCAGTCTTATCATAAAGTCAGCTTCATTTACAGTGAGTTCACGGACCGTAGGGAAATTAAAAAGGGCCGTGTATCTGGCCGGTGGGCCACTGGTTGAATAGGCCTGCACTAGATCATACTTTGGATATTGCAGAGCTGAACACAATGTTGAGAGTGAAATATGAAAGAGTTTAAAGATAGTTACAGTCTATagatgacaaacaaacacgcgTGCACTGAGGCACACACGCATACTAATCAAGTCTCCAGTGCACAAGTACAAAATAACTGAAATTCAGACTGATTTACAGCAGAGGTTCTCAATTTACTTCTCAGCCAAAgacacagtgtcacagtggTTCTGagaggctggttctcagcacagggggccagcagggggcgagcTCAGCAGAGCCATCTACAActacactacaaaaaaaaacacctcaactACCACTTTAAAGAAGCAAGTTCAgtcacattaaataaataaataatagttatgtacattatacattttttattattatataataggGCTGCAAAGATGGTATAATAATCaaacttgttttgattattgAATAGACACTCATACTGACTAATCGATTATGATTatattgatgattaatttagtcgttgcagccctattatataataatacatgcattgtcatttaaacacataaaGTGGCAGATGTGCTCAGTTTGATCTCAGTCTGTCTGTTCACacagttcatcatcatcaccatcatcatcatcatcagcagcagcagcagcagagtcagagtgaaaatctgtcaaacatcagcagcagcagatctttaacactctgtgtgtgagacaacAGAAGCTCTGCCTCTCACTGAGAACAAACCCATTCATCCAGCGGTTACAACACAAGCTGCTTTGAATTAGAACTCACCGGCAACATTCCTGctactgactgacacacacacacacacacacacacacactcctgtccCGTTAGATGaacttctcctcttcctcctctgcgtgcttctctttgtttctctctcttctttgaaTGTTTAGTCCAGACTCGTCCTCTTCTTTCTTAcatccaaactctttttcttctgtgtgaAAGCAGTCACACACATCCAGATGTGaggggtgagaaaaaaaaactccagctCCTTACTTTCTTCTTTTCAATCCCTCCTTCTTCCTTCTGCcgcccctccttctccttcctctctctctctctctgtgtgtgtgtgtgtgtgcctccctctctctctctctctctctctctcctgtgtcaaacctggaaacatCTGAACATCCGTTTGCAGTTGTTTGTCCATTAAAAATAGTGatcatacaaaaacaaaatcaatgtttGTCATCCTTTAATCACCAGCGTGAAgtgagtcatcatcatcatcatcagccttcctctcctcttcctactcctttatttaaattaaattaaattaaattaaattaaatatagaaAAGCTACAGGCGGTGGAGCGATCAACCAACATCACGATCAGTGTTATTTTCCGGACAGTTTATTTAATGTTGCTGAGTGGCGTGAGAGCGCCCTCTGTTGGATCAATTCGTTTCTCTGACTTCAGAGCCAGGGGCTGTCCAAGGGAGTTTCGGGGCCGAAGGCAAaatggggggggagagagagggagagtggggtTGGtggttttgattgacagcaatGTAGAAATATACACAATACTCTAAATAACAGTccattgtgtgttatttggtATTTGCGACATAGCCcatttctcactcactcatttctGTCTTTCACATTATAAAAACTGCAAATTAAAACACTATTataacatttcctttttcactttgaatatgaaagttaATACTAGGTCATTTGTGTGATATTTCCCGCtaaggataaaaaaacaaaacaaaacttaactATGTTGGTGTAAATAACTAAAGGTAATGCAATTAAAGTGTTACATTTAATCAAGCACTGGCTACTCctaatcaaattcagcttagggcccctaAAGGCTTTGGCCAGCCCTGGTTCCCATCAGCCTGTTTTAATTTGGACATTTCTCCTCTATTGTCACAagaatggaaacacagacaatTTGGATGAAGTCTTGGAATATAGCACTGAAATGTTTTGTGCTTGAAGGAGGTTTGTGTGTTGATAAAAGGGGCTAGCATTTTGCTGTACTggaaaaatagaagacacagtTGATAATATTAAAACGAAGGAGCAGTGAAAGATCACCATGTACCAACAGCTACTGATTGCACCTTGTTATTCTTCTGTGTTGACATGGACTTTTGTGCCACCTAGTGCTTCCCTTGCTGAACTGACTCTCTGTATTCACTCACTagttaatggaaacacaaatgtgCCGTTCTTTTAATCAAATTCttacattttacaaaacatattaatgTAAATCGGAGTACTGACTGATAATAGAAATTTCTTAACTTTACCCTCACTATGTAATTGTCTAAATATTCAGTTGCTCCGTCTAAAATAGATTTGTTTACCTTTATTATTTAAAGCCCAGAATTACTCATGCGCAGAAAATGATATACAGCATTGTTCTGCAACGTATGGGTGAATATTTGACATTCTAAACAAACTATGACACAAGTGTTGTGTAGTTTTTACTTGTATACGTATGTCCTGTTCTGACTTCAGCACTGTGTccacacacttgtgtgtttgtgtgccgtATGAACCTGCACAGCTCTTTATTGTTGCTGTATAGGACTTTGTGGAACTAACACACATAATGTGGCAGCTGCTACTAAAAAAGCATAATCTTCACAATGATccccagctttttttttatcctctcaTCTGTAAAGTGTCCATCACGTTATTACAAGGTCGTGTCAAACCAACAGAAAATGAATCGATTAACCAGTGGAATGTTGTGACGACGGACGATTTGCTGTATCTTTTTCCACCGTGGCTCTTTTGTTCacggtcacttcctgtcaggtCAGTCGATAAAAGCAGTCGGCCGTGACTGCACTGGCTCCATGTGATACTGTAATTCCACACTGATAGTCATATTCACACAGCATCCCCACAGCCACTGgcccccacctctctctctctctctcacacacacacaaacacacacagcgaggtggggggggggggctaagcCTCATACTGGGCAGCTGCCATGTTAGAGCCACACACTGTCCAATCACTGTGACCTGGAACTAGCAGACATGCTGTTAGCCACACATCCATATAATATTATGtattcataaacacacattcactgatGTCAAATAGTACTGTAATACTACTTTGCTGCTGTATTCAAGTATCTTTGGTGAGCATTTGTACTTGTTTTTACATCTCCGACAATGTTCACTTTTATTCCACTagatttcctaaataaattgcaTAATTTTACCCCACGTATCCATGTCACAACGATTAATTTAAACATTGGCAATCATACGATAGCTAAAACAATGTTGGGGGATAACTCAGGTTTGGGGAAGTAAGTCATTGGTTAACAGTGGAAAAAGTGAGGCAAGTCAGATGTTAGTGACCACAAGGATTTCTGGTACAATACCACATAATAATGAAGGACACAAGGGTGGCAGCAACTGTTCAAGAGGAAAAGGTCTCAAACTTGTAGCCCACATGCAGAACACAACTTAATATCAATGAATTATGTCTGTTATTAATGCTTTTAGTTTGAAATTCTGTGTAATATTGTTATGGTTCTATCATGATGGACAACCATCATATCACCTAACCTACTGAACAGTTGCAGCTGATGGagaaaagaaggggaaaaaagaggattTGTCTTTTAAATCCTTACGTCTGTTGAGACCTTTTTtatgtttcacacacatttttaaaattctcTCATTCATTTGTACCTTTCCTGTGAAAATTGAAGTACATTTATTAGGTTACTTTTCAAGTATGGTCAATTTAAGATATTTTGAGACCTATACACCAGTTGGATGGATGATTTAAGCACATGATTCCAGGTGATCACATTGTTATGAAGCAGTCTGTATTCAAAAATACTTAAAGTTAATGAGATCCTAGAAATTAGATTAATTCCAAATGATTGCACATCAAACTAAAGTACTCGTTATTTAAGCTcacaacagagacagacacacaaaacggATTCAATgattgaaaaaaaggaaaaagaaaacacaagttaCATTACTAAACACTTTAATTTTCCAAGACTAAttaatagttgttgtttttttttcccagcagatggacatttcacaaagaaacacagcggagtcaacaaataaataacaagtacAAATAGATACAAGGGAAGGAAATAAATAACAGCATCACAAAGACCAGCAGCATCTTACAAACACAGTAGCTGACAGAGGCAGACACAGACAACGGCCATTTGACCTTCAGGGGCGGCCATGTTGGCTCGTTCCATCCTTACTGTACCAGGAAAACACAAAGCTTTTGGAAGATTGTTGTATTAGTTACCTGTTCAATGAATGTGTGACACCTACAGTTTCACTTACTGAAAGCTCATTAGTCCTTCACTGCCTTTAACGGCAAATCTCAAGTGTTTACATTGGACTTGTTGACCGAACACGACCGAAAAAGGATGTTGTGATGACGGATGCAAAAACTGCAGCCAGCACGCGCTTGTCTATTCCTGGTAagagtctgtccaagatcagtttggaacaccaataaaacagttccaacaagatgtgagtacacggtggaacagcacctattaaatgctggaaagaCTCTTTGCGCAAAAGTGAAACTTGGCTGcgacattcacttcacaccatTGAGTCTTAATGGagaacattctctctcttcATATGGTTTCCAGCCAAGTCTttcctgattttcagtttcggccaacaattttcatttcggtgcatccctaataaATACTGATAATCTACCAAAAGCTTTGCGTCCCCCTTTGTAAAAAACATTTACCTGACTGatttttaaagtgatagttcaggtttttttttttaaaaagtgaggttGTGTAGGGTACTGACACAGTGTACCGTCAGTGCCGAGAACAACCAGAGACATAGACGCCCGTCCATACTgaacaaacatggctgccaaaagGGACGCAAAGAAAAGACAGATTTTAGGCTCACTTCATATAATCTACTGCATCAGTGGTTCTGAAACTTTTTAGAAGTCaactacagacttttcacattAGGCAAacatttattcccaataagataatttgctctctcatcattaTCCTCTTCtacacatatacttcacacactggtatagtgtaattagattaagatggagcatgAAATAAGGTGATtctaattattaatattaaatttATTATATAGTTTGATTTTCTACTCAAACTATATGAGCACATatcctggtatatacagtagaacagtatttctgattttcctctaaGTACCACCaaaggaagcttgcgtaccactggtggtacacataccacaatttgagaaccatggtaGGTATGTTCAGCACTGCAAGCTCCACCCTGAAGGTTCCTGAAATTTTCAGTACTACACTCTGTCTTTCTGGGGCAACAAAATCCACCCAGTACTGTGGAGGAAACCCACATGATTCTAAGTTATGGTCCCAGTCAAGTCCCTAGTTCCTGGGACTAGTTCTAGTTCCTATGGTGGGAATGTGATTTTGAATTAGGTGAGCCATTTTCCAAGTGTctttaaatctgttttcccagtgtgtctctgctgacagccatgttttctgtgatagcatgtcatgtaatgtaatagcGTAAATTCCTGGGGCCCACATACAATCACTTaaacaaacctgaactatccctttaacatgcTGACCCTGTGCCATGGTGACATTTTAAAAGCCGGTGCCAACGACATGAGTTTGAGACTGTGTTCCTGTCATTCTTGATGTGAATTTCTGGCGTGTTTGTTTCTTAAATTAGTTATTTTTAGGGGTAAAcattgtgattgacagctgagacTGAGTAGCCAGTGATTGATCGAGCGAGTGTAATGGCGAGACGTCAACACCAGGGCTCCACTCTCACTACTCACGCACAGACTTCAATGAccagcacaagatggcagctcCTGTATCCAGGTTAATTTGGCTTCACATTTGTACAGTGGGAAGAAGAAGTAAAGACGAGTGATTCAACCTTCTACACGGTCTAGGAGCACACAGTACAGAGGTACATTGTAGCATTATTGAATACAGCATAATTCCTATTTGCATCAAAGCCTGAatctttttcttacttttctGAAATCGTTGTCAACTATGCCACATCCTGACTGCAGGACAGTGATTTGGTTCGATAAGAAAAGACAGGAATAAAGCAGCCTCAGCAAGCCTAACCCATGTGAACATACGAACAACTATTTATACAAGGTTCAGTGTCAACGCTTAGACGAAATAAAGCTTGATTAAGTCTGACCTTAATGTGACCAAAAAGAATTCATTATAGTGAGTGACCTTTGTGATAAAGGTTTTAATGCCACACAATTTCAATGTGACGGTTTAAATTCAAACGGTTtgctttcttctcttcttctatGGGATTAAATGGCAGATCGCATCCATGATGTTGCAATACTGCCACCTTCTGGAATTAAAGACTCACTAAATCTTTGTGCAGCTTTGCTACATGTGAGGTTACAGACCAAGGAATGGAAAATAACAACTTTCAATATCTCTACAGTTTCAGGGCTGCATCTCAAAAGTGCTTtgaataaattacaaaaaaaaagaaaagaaaaaaatcaggtgAACTTCccatttaaaatcaaatgatGAGAATTTCCAATGAAGTTGCAGTGAGGCTGTGTCGGGGTTGTCGATTCCTACTGTATACAGCAGTTCTGGCCCACAGTGTCTTTGCAGCGCAGACACAGTTTAGGTTTGTAGTTTTCGAGGTAAAGCAGCTGCTTGGAGTTCAACGCCCCACGACGCTTCCTAATTACAGACATAATGctcaaaaaaatgtatgtacagaCATAGATGTCAACTCTGGAGTAGAAGCAGAGCACTATATACTCACATTCTTATGAACTGCACTGCATCTTCATATTCCAAACCACACTCAATTAGAGCCAAGGCCACCAACACGGGAGCTCTGAGGACAAAGAACGgatatcatttcattttgtttttagatttgtTTACTAAATGCACTTTATCTTCATGACATTTCTACCATTTACTGAatgtatttcaatgtttgatacaaataaaatgtattaaaataaaatgtcacagaaaCCGAAAATTCTAATGTCTATACTGTTATACTGTGAATCTTTAGTTTCCTTCATTCTTACCGTCCTAATCCAGCAACACAGTGCACAGCCACACAGCAACCAGGCTCATCTCTGAGCTTTGTCTGCAGCAGGTTCAGCCAGTCCTCCACCACTTGGTCTGGTGGAGCCGAACCATCATCAAAAGGCCAGTCCTGGAAAGAAATTCAAGTATTTACtttgtctgctgttttttttttgctgccaaCATTTATGGTCTCTCATTACGTGCCAACTTCTCAACTGACCATTAGAACTTTACCATCAAAGGTCTTAGCTGAGTGAGTTATTCATGCATTTATTACATCAGAGAAAAAGATGCTTCAAAAGAATTCAACACTTACCAGAACCTGTATGCCTTCTTGTTCCACTGGTGCCTTATCATACGTGGCAGCACACACTCTCACCAAAGTGTTAACGCCATATGCCTTCAGATCctataaaacatatttcacaCACCATGTCACTTTTGTTTCATCTATAAAAGAAGATAaacaataattttaaaaaagatttgaaaaATACACTACCTCTATAAACCTTCCCAGTTGTGCATTGGTGGGGTTGTGAGTGATGAGGAATCTCAGAGAGCCAAAAGAGATTTCCACTGGAGCTGGTCGGTTCATTTTTAGACAGATAAAAGGTTTTTCAACGAAGAATTAAAAGTAAGAGAGGTACAGTGCTTTCAAAAAAAAGGAGTAAAAGATAGATtgtcaaagaaataaaagcaaaactcCTATTTCTTCTCAAAAGtagcaaataaaaaatacacttaactaaatgtaaatatgtaaatattgtattgatttggcaaaaaaaatttagtctaacaaaaaaaattctttggaaaaaataaaaaatgtaactattcttggcaaagaaaaaataaaattgggATTACAACACGATTGGATGAAAAAGACCTAAATTCCAGGGGAAAATGAGGATAGAAAAAGGATCTATCCTTCAATCCTTCAAATTTCTTAGCCCATTCAATGAAGACTTGTACGAGTCAGAGGTGAAGAGGGAAGGAAAAGCAGGAAAGGAGTAGAACAGACAAGAAAGTCCTGGGCTAAAATCAACTCCACCCCTTCTCCCCAGGACAGGTGACAAACTGAAGGTTGGCTTTTCTTCATATGGGTTCAACGAGGCAAGAAGGACCTGTGGGACAGACACATATTCATTGATTAGCTCTATAACGACATATTTATGTTGTATCACAACTTCAGTGTTAACTCTCCTTGCCAGCATCTATGGACTGTAATCTGgtaaacacaaaatgtatgtaaacCAGCCTTCATGCTACTACATacctgtgtgagtgaatggcagtGTTTAGCTTACTGCTGTCTCCTGTTCACTTGTCCACAATACGCATTAGGTGCTGGGCTTGGCAAAACTCCCCTCCAAGACACGCAAACGCCATACATGTGCAGCCTGGAAAGAAACAAAGGCAAACAGGTTAAGGAACGTGGAGACCCGTAGTGCAAACAGGAAGGACAGCACTGCTGTAAACACTCACCGCGATGAGAGCTGAGCAGACTCAGGTTCATTGAGCGGACACAGGAGAATGTGACGGCTCTAGGATGTAGACACACCattgatgaggatgatgatgctgtttttctgtgtctaGGCTGACAACGACCCGTGAGCTTGTTGCTTTCCTGCTTGGtagaagaaaatgtgttgttcaatATCACTTATTCCATTCAGTTTAGATAAAGCATCATCAAAGGCACGCAAGCGTTTGATAACCGTTTCAATATTttgagctgacatagggcgataggtggggtacaccctggacagtttaccagtccatcacagggccacatatatagacaaacaaccacccactctcacttTTCAATATTTctgaaatatttctttttattgtgtatACGAGGTAGGAGAATGTACCAGTTTGGGGTAAAGAGATTTTGGgcctgcaactaacaattattttcactaTCGATTCATTTGTCGAttactttctcgattaatcgagtacttgttcggtctgtaaaatgttgatcagtgtttctcaaatctggaaattatgttctcaaatgtcttgttttgttttaatgatttctttgttatatggagcaaagaatccagaaaagattcacatttaagaagctgagaaatcataAAGCtggtttaaattatttaaaaatcaacaacaaactcaaatcgtcaaaaatatattttttgtaaaccGAATAATGATTGCAGCCCTAGAAAACTTAAACTGAACGCAGAGTTTAATTACAAccataatatatgtatattaaaatataatagtTTTAAGGTTTAGGTTTATTTATTGTGCACAACAAAACATAGAgaagtgaaacaacaacaaaaacctaaTCTGTCTGATACGACATGGGTCCTGTTCATAAAACACTTATGAACTATAAACTTAAACTTCTCAAATCTGGACTCAATTATTACAGAGCTCGGTGTATATCTGGGTGATTGTTTAATGTCCCTGCAGCTGAAACTATGTTCACAAACAGCCACATTAGCCCACGTTAGCTACGTAGACATGACGTTAGATTACGAAGCAGCTAGCTTATCGTCACTGCTAGCAGCTTTTCAAAGGGACATGCATCATACACACAATTCTAAAGACAAGTCAAACTAAGTACAAATGCTAGTGTAAGATTTGATAAACTATTCAACACCGCATTCAGACAGTAGATGTTCCGCTAACCAGGTCATGTAGAACCAGGTCAACGACCGTGTTCCCGAGTACACAG
This genomic interval from Solea solea chromosome 18, fSolSol10.1, whole genome shotgun sequence contains the following:
- the ptp4a2a gene encoding protein tyrosine phosphatase type IVA 2a; this translates as MNRPAPVEISFGSLRFLITHNPTNAQLGRFIEDLKAYGVNTLVRVCAATYDKAPVEQEGIQVLDWPFDDGSAPPDQVVEDWLNLLQTKLRDEPGCCVAVHCVAGLGRAPVLVALALIECGLEYEDAVQFIRMKRRGALNSKQLLYLENYKPKLCLRCKDTVGQNCCIQ